From Paraburkholderia sprentiae WSM5005:
ACGCTAACTGACACCGCGGGTAACGCGCTCCTAAATACCTATTACACGGCCCGACTTCCATCGGGCGCACGTGTTCACGGCATGACCGATTCGCAGGGGCGCACGGGGCGCTACATGACAGACGGTGCGCATTCGATTCACATTTATATTGGTCACAGGGAGGCGTAATGCCCGACGCACTTGGGTCAGCACTGACAGACACAAATCCGAATTCACTCATAACTCTTCGGTCGGACAGGCTCGGTAAGCCGTGGAAAGCATCCGACAAAATTAAAACATTTATAGGTATCTGGGAAAGCGGACGCATGGAGGGCACGACCAGAATCGTTTATACGGACCGTTCACATATTGATGTGCCAGTATCTGGCGGCATGATTCTGGTGGTGTACCGTGATGACCGGGGAAACCCAACAGTCGGCTGCGGTCACCTTGTTCTTCCTGATGACAATTTGCAGCTTGGTCAAACAATCACAGTTGCCCGCGCGCGCGATTTGCTGGAGAAGGACTTGCAGCGAATGGAGGGGGCGATCAATAGGAACGTCAAGGTGCCTTTGCACCAGTACGAGTACGACGCGCTTGTTAGCATTTGTTTTAACGCGGGCGGTGGCGGCGCGGCCGTCGAAATAGCACACCGGGTCAATCAAGGCGATTATCAAAGCGTTCCGCATTACATAACCGGTTTTCGTTGCCGCAATCCACGCTTGCGTCAACGCCGTTCAACGGAGGCGCGCGTTTTTGCACAGGGAGTTTACGATGCAACTCACTAGGTCTGTGGTCGCATTGACCGCTACGTGTACCATCGCAGCGCTTGTTTCCAGTCCGACTGCACATGGAAAAACTGTGTATTCCGTGCCATTCGATTATAAGAAGTTCCCCCCATCATCGAGCTACT
This genomic window contains:
- a CDS encoding lysozyme yields the protein MPDALGSALTDTNPNSLITLRSDRLGKPWKASDKIKTFIGIWESGRMEGTTRIVYTDRSHIDVPVSGGMILVVYRDDRGNPTVGCGHLVLPDDNLQLGQTITVARARDLLEKDLQRMEGAINRNVKVPLHQYEYDALVSICFNAGGGGAAVEIAHRVNQGDYQSVPHYITGFRCRNPRLRQRRSTEARVFAQGVYDATH